The region TTAGTACTCCACTATTTATAGTAGATAGAAGTCACGTATTATCTCATTATGCACTTCATACTAAATTACCAAAATATCCTCACACCTGATTTAAATGAGCTGAAGCACACATGTCGATCCCACTCATTCACTCACTTCAAAATgcaaatcaaaagaaaacaagaaaatcagAGGGGAGTCAAACTTACTCGTTGAACATCCAAGTAGAAGATCAAGATCATGGGAAGGGCCAGTTAGTCCAAAATTAGACATGGACATGAAGTTAGTTTCATATTCTCCATTCTCAATTTTTGTTCATCAAAATAAGTCTTCACTAACTGGAGGTACATCTAAAAAACGCCCGTTAAAGGAACTCAGAAATGCTACCAGATTTTAAACTTTTAATTGGGATATGTGATAGCAAAGGACTCTTCAGAGTTCCTAAAACTAGATAGCCGATAAGCATTTGATGTGGAGACATCATCCCATGGGCATATTCCTAATGCACTAATTAAACAACTTTGAAGATTGAATATAAGTAAATCCACGACCAGAATAATTTAATATGTTTGCACAATAAATCATTTTCTATTTGAACAACATTAATATTAGCACCAGAATTCAAATCTACATATTTTGCTATGAGGTGTCTACAACCTGAATGATAACTTCAATAGGATTCACAGTTGCTTCATAAACATGATGGAGAGAAATAAATTGACATAGAAATTCTTGTTATCAATTtgaaaacaacaaacaaaattGATCAATAAAACAAACCCTTTGAACTAAGCAATCACCTCTATGGAGCAAACCTGGGCCTTCAGAGCAGGTGAGACGACACCCAATATCTACATTCATATGCTTGGTTGAGAATTCCACAAATCAAACTCAAATGTCAAAGTTACGCTACTTCAAAGAAACCCTGAGGCAGAAACAAAGCTTTGTTTGCTTGTACCGTGATCAAAGATCGAATTTTACGCTTTAGAGACGAAAGAAGGGCGAAAATTACAAAGATTAAACTAACATGCAAAGGCCAAAGtaacaaaaagagaaagaggaaaGAAGATAAATTCACAGCAACAAACAAAAGCGAAGAACAAAAAGAGTAAATAGCAGACAAATAAAACTAATCTGAAAATTGTAAGAGGTAGCAGCAAAGACAACAACGATGAACCAAGGAGAAAATTCTCTATGTGGAGAATTAAAGAGAGATGAAGAGTATTTTCTGGAAGTTGCGAGAaaactatttcatattttctggAAGAATGAAGAGTGTTTTCTTCTAGATTTATGGTAGAATGACAAAACTGCCCTCTATAAGTTGATTTGGACATGTAAGGAACCATGTCGATCCTATAATGGCTactcactcttctataatagtataaaatctGTCTTGGGCCCCTGCTGATTCTCTACTTATAAAAGGCTGACTAACAACTAACAAAATCACCTACTGCAAATCCAAGCAACACAacaatatatttacatataaaaATCTGACTAGCAAAAATTGACTTTGTAACATTGAATATTAGGTATTAAAACCATTTAAGTGAAACAGATCCCACTTTAACACaccaaatcatacatacatagaAAGAGTTTACCTGATACACAAAAGTTAGACTACTACCAATACCAACATTCCAAGAAAGCTCGACCACTGATAATATTTATGGAAATACTTCTACAGCTAATAAAGACGTCAATCAGCATTAGCCGCTGTAGTTACATACTATAGTGTTCTCAACTAGTATTAGATTTAAAAAGCAATAGTTCAACTGACTCTTTCCTTGCCTCCGGTGAAGCTTCTTCTCAATTCAACTCAACTGCACATTAGtccaaacaaaaacaaaaaactaaaTTAGCCATAAAGTATAGATGCAAACCAAGGCAAATTAGCCATTAAGTATAGGTCAATATTGTTACTCCAACTCTTTGACAACTAAACTACCACTAGTTCAGCGCGAGTCATCAGTTTAGTCattatttttaacatatttgtCCTTTCCCTAACGACAATAAGGTCCAGTAACACCTATTTCATATTTCAGTGTCATACCGAATTCTCAACTCCTACAAACATGTGTCTCAAGATGAAGTTCAGGTAACATAGGCAAAGGGACGTGGCCAAATCTGGGAGAGGCAGCAAAGGGAGAAGGATGACAAACTGTTATGAGAAGGGTAAAGGTAATAACGTTAGCACTTCCAATGATGCATCTACGGCTGAAGGAAGGGAAATAAATCCAACAAGAAGGTTAATGAGATAGGGAGTGTACAAGCATACAGGCTTGAAGGTACTCTAAATGAGATAAAGAATTTGATAACTAATTGATCACACtatatttaccaaacattgtTACAGGGAGGCCAAACAAGTTGCAGATAAAATAACCTCCCTGAGTCACACCAGAGAGGCTGTGTACGCATACACTTTTTGATAATCTACCGAGACAAGTTAGAGGTTTGTTAAATGTGGAGAGATGGAAACTTCCCCCATTTTGATTCGAGAATAAAAATCCAAATGTCTTGTATATGAGCCACATTGGTTTGCCAGCCTTATTAACACTCAGTTTTGCTTGTATCCTTTGAATTAGTGATAGTTAAGATAACTTTTCAAATTTCATCAACTTAGTTCACCAAGTTCTCACCATGTACAAGAAAGGTTAGTCTGGCTCTCCTACAACATGTATGTGCTTTGCTAGGCAGTGGCAATAAAATTGTGACTAGGTTTGATTAAAACAAAAGTTGGCCTATATCAAAATCCATCACCTATTTAGTAATTTTTCCTGGGTTATCATCTCATAATACCCATATCCACATAAGTTTGAATAACCAAAGCCAAGAACAGAAACTACCCCTGCGTCCCAAAAGAGTAACCAAAGCCaaagaaacaacaaaaataaatagcaCTAAGATTCATTCAAAATGACACATTTCATCCCCAACACCTAAAAAGGGGAGGGAATCTGTATACCTTAAAGAATTTTTTCCGGCAAAGACGGACAACATTCTCCTCATTTCGTCCCCTATATGCATGGATTTGAAAAGTTTCTATAGGTGTACGCAGAGTGAGATTTTTAACTTTAACAGTCATAAGGAATTCACGACCTTCACCCACAAAATAGTTCACTTTTTCAATCCACGTGACCTTGTACTTGTAATCCTGCAAGGCGTGAAGAGAAAACTGTAAGGACATTCGGGGTGATTGTTCAAACAGAGCAAAGATGATTAGATGAATAGAGGCATACATCATTTGATGTATTGTTGTAGTCCTGAATAGCATGTTTAGCCAGATCCATGAGCAAGTCAATTTCTTTCCGAAAATCAATGTATGGTACGTAAGTAGCTGCCCAGGCTTTACCCGGATAGATGTCAATGTCGAAACCCTGTCAAATAACGCAACCCAATCAGACATGAATTCATATAACACATAACCAAGAAAATTAGGAGGGGGaatttaaggaaaagaaaaaggaagcgACTAAATAGGGAAATATATAGGAGAGGGATACAGTTGGACTATGACGAATAGAAGTATAAGTATAATCAGTGAATTTGTTCTCTAGATTAGATTCGTCAAGTAGGTCCCAAAGTAGAAGGGAAAAAGAAACCTTGTAGGGTTAAGAATACTCTACATAAACAGGCTAAACAACTAATCTAAGGTCTAAAAGTATACTGCTAATGTTAAGAAGTGAGGAAAACTTGTCTTAATAATCCCATTGATCTTGAAACTATGGAAAGTGACCAGAGACTAAACCTGAAACAATGATTCCTCAAAACACAGGCTTGCAAATAAGTTGATGAGGATAACAGATTAAACGcacaaataaaagaagaattcaTGAAGACAGACAAAGCGCAAGCAATTGACAAACATACATGGGTATCACAAATCTGATTGAAGTATCTCCAATAAATTTTGCGAAATAAAAGCTCGTGCTCCATGGAAGCGCCTTGAGGGATGAAATATTTGTTGTTCCATGGGATCTGACCAGCCAATGCCATCTTCGGCACATCCTTCTGCCAGTAAGGTTGTTGTTCCACCGACTGCCAAGGTTCTCCCGGTTCGCCCATTTGCTTCGTCCACCAAACCCTAGCACCAATATGTATATGCTTTTCTAAtctaatatatatgtatggggtgtGCATTATTCCGGTTAAACCGATTAAACctaatcaaattttaatttggaTTCGTTTTCcggttttttttgtttggtttcccattgagaaatttaaaatattgGTTTTTTGGTTCGATTTCgaatttagaaattaaaatttcgGTTTTGTGGTTCGAGTTCagatttagaaaaataaaaattgaattattaatattaatgtATTATTTATCATATACTTACCATCTAAGGGAGTTTGAGATTGAGTAGTATTTTCTTACTTAGTGGCCTGTTTGTATTAGGATATAAAACGGTTCATTTTCAATGTTTAGcttataaaaatgtatttatatttatatacttttaGATATTGTGTTTTTAAAAACCTattagtgatatatatatatatatatatatatatatatatatatatatatatatatatatatatattaattaattaaattttaaaagcatgaatataaatattggttgaccaaaatatccttaaaatattaaatgacTTTTATATCCTTACTATTACTACTAAACATTACTGTTTACTAATCCTATTCCAATTGAACTAGCTCCCTTACTATTATTACTAAGTTTATTAATTATCCAACTTCTGCATTACTAACTAATCCTATGTCTGTTATACCACGTGTCTTACTATTAGTCCTATTCTATCGTACTAAGAGCTATCAAAACGGGTCAGCTCAAGCCTCACAGGCCAAGGTATTTGATGGGTTAGAGCGGGCCGG is a window of Lycium ferocissimum isolate CSIRO_LF1 chromosome 12, AGI_CSIRO_Lferr_CH_V1, whole genome shotgun sequence DNA encoding:
- the LOC132040614 gene encoding uncharacterized protein LOC132040614; the protein is MALAGQIPWNNKYFIPQGASMEHELLFRKIYWRYFNQICDTHGFDIDIYPGKAWAATYVPYIDFRKEIDLLMDLAKHAIQDYNNTSNDDYKYKVTWIEKVNYFVGEGREFLMTVKVKNLTLRTPIETFQIHAYRGRNEENVVRLCRKKFFKLS